The Echinicola jeungdonensis genome segment AGCTGCAGAAATCCTTCAATCTCTCATAAACAGTTCGGAAAATACTGAACATTATATTCTGGACCTGGCTTCCTTGTACCTAAGTACCAAACAATTTGACAAAGCCTTGAATGCACTTAACCAAGCAGAGGAATATTTTGGGGTAATGGAGCAATTGACCGTTCAAAAGCAACGGATTTATTTGAGAAAAAACAACCTGGAAGCAGCCTTGTCGGAGGGGGAAAAACTAATAAAAGCCAACCCCGGCAACCCAAAATATATACTGGCCCTGGTTGAAATTCTTTATAATAACAACCAATTAAACAAGGCGCTTGCTTGTGTATTGGAATCCCTTCACCAATATCCCAATCAACCGGATCTTCACCTTGCAGCATATTCGCTTTACCAGGAAAAGGAAGAGTTCCAAAAAGCTCAAGAACATTTGTTTACTGCTTTTCAAAACCCCGACCTGGAAGGAAAGGTAAAATCCCAGACTTTTTCTGACATTTTCCAAAAGGAAATTAAAACCCCGGAAAGGGAAGCATTACTGGACAGCTTGGCAGGTCTTATGGTGCAACATAACGGTAAGGAGGCTGTAATTTATGCGGCCATGGGTAACCGTGCATTTGCCGGAAATGAAAAAGAAAAAGCCCTTTCCTATTATCAGCAATCTCTGGATATTGCTGTGGGGGATGCCAAATTGGTCCAAAACACCATTAGCTTGATGTTTGAACTGGGCAGAGAATTTGAAGAAATTTCCAAATATACAACTATTGGGGTGGAGGAATTTCCCCAGAAACCAGAATTCTGGTTCTTTGAAGGAACGGTGAACCTGGCCCTGAAAAATCACCAGGAAGCAGAAACTGCTTTTGAAAAAAGTTTGGAAATCAATAATGGGGGGAATAAACAATTGGACCTGATGGTTTGGGGGCAGTTGGGGGACACATATCATGCCTTAAAAAAGCCCGAGAAAGCTTTTGATGCTTACGAAAAGGTCTTGGAACAAAATCCATATAATGAGCATGTGCTAAACAATTATGCCTACTTCCTTTCCCTTCAGAAAAAGGACCTGGAAAAAGCAAAATCCATGTCCCAATTGTTGGTGAAAAAATTTCCTTCCAATTCAACTTATCTGGACACCCATGCATGGGTGTTGTTTCAGATGGAAGATTTCCAACAAGCCAAAATATATATGAAAAAAGCCCTGGACAATGAAGCCATGCCCAGCGGCGTTATGTTGGAACATTATGGGGATATCCTTTTTCAATTAGGCGCAAAAAAAGAAGCGATCAAATATTGGCAAAAAGCCCAAAAAGAAGAAGACAC includes the following:
- a CDS encoding tetratricopeptide repeat protein — its product is MNKQIHFTHTLFLGILISALIISGDVLAQKKLSRKERKQQRKETKADRLFIEGEKHMMLEDFQKAFAYFEKAHELKPESGAINFKMAEILARANQHEEALEYGQKAIDSDPENKYYHLLLAEVYTKQDNPQKAAEILQSLINSSENTEHYILDLASLYLSTKQFDKALNALNQAEEYFGVMEQLTVQKQRIYLRKNNLEAALSEGEKLIKANPGNPKYILALVEILYNNNQLNKALACVLESLHQYPNQPDLHLAAYSLYQEKEEFQKAQEHLFTAFQNPDLEGKVKSQTFSDIFQKEIKTPEREALLDSLAGLMVQHNGKEAVIYAAMGNRAFAGNEKEKALSYYQQSLDIAVGDAKLVQNTISLMFELGREFEEISKYTTIGVEEFPQKPEFWFFEGTVNLALKNHQEAETAFEKSLEINNGGNKQLDLMVWGQLGDTYHALKKPEKAFDAYEKVLEQNPYNEHVLNNYAYFLSLQKKDLEKAKSMSQLLVKKFPSNSTYLDTHAWVLFQMEDFQQAKIYMKKALDNEAMPSGVMLEHYGDILFQLGAKKEAIKYWQKAQKEEDTSDMLDKKIEDRQYYE